One part of the Gemmatimonas sp. genome encodes these proteins:
- a CDS encoding copper homeostasis protein CutC produces the protein MSATSADAPPPAPHFGAVLVEACCDSVYTAVAAQEAGAGRIELCGPGDGGTTPSLGLMARCRDVITVPLHVMIRPHTRDFVYHDDELDVMANDIVTARTLGMDGVVFGPLQRDDAVDTRHLMELTQLARPMAVAFHRAFDRTPDPFAALHTLIHAGVTHVLTSGQATTALDGAATLSALRQRAGDRLTILAGGGIRGPHVRELVQRSSVRQVHARGTDPGIIRDVVRSLREG, from the coding sequence ATGTCCGCCACGTCCGCTGACGCCCCGCCGCCGGCACCGCACTTCGGCGCCGTGCTGGTGGAAGCATGCTGCGACTCCGTCTACACGGCCGTGGCCGCGCAGGAGGCGGGAGCCGGCCGTATCGAGCTGTGCGGCCCCGGCGACGGCGGCACGACACCGTCGCTGGGCCTCATGGCCCGCTGCCGTGACGTCATCACCGTGCCGCTGCATGTCATGATCCGGCCGCATACGCGCGATTTCGTGTATCACGACGACGAGCTCGACGTGATGGCAAACGACATCGTCACCGCGCGCACGCTCGGCATGGACGGTGTGGTCTTCGGACCGCTGCAGCGCGACGACGCCGTGGACACGCGGCATCTGATGGAACTCACGCAACTGGCGCGTCCCATGGCCGTGGCGTTTCATCGCGCCTTCGACCGCACTCCCGATCCGTTCGCGGCACTCCATACGCTCATCCACGCCGGCGTGACGCACGTGCTGACCAGCGGCCAGGCCACCACCGCCCTCGATGGCGCCGCCACCCTGTCGGCGCTCCGGCAACGCGCCGGCGACCGGCTCACGATCCTCGCCGGTGGAGGTATCCGCGGCCCGCACGTGCGGGAGTTGGTGCAGCGTTCGTCGGTGCGCCAGGTGCACGCGCGCGGGACGGACCCGGGGATCATTCGGGACGTGGTGCGGTCGCTGCGAGAGGGATAG
- a CDS encoding GNAT family N-acetyltransferase, producing the protein MPSSPLLRPATPADVPVIRELIEGLAEYEQLRHACQATDALLQASLFGERPYAEVVLAEWEGQVAGFALFFHNFSTFLAKPGIYLEDLFVRPALRGHGIGTALLVHLAHVAVQRGCGRLEWSVLDWNVDAIRFYEKLGARAQDAWTVYRVTGEALTHLASGES; encoded by the coding sequence GTGCCGTCGTCCCCCCTCCTGCGCCCGGCCACGCCGGCCGATGTCCCCGTCATCCGTGAGCTGATCGAGGGGCTCGCCGAGTATGAGCAGCTGCGGCATGCGTGCCAGGCGACCGACGCCCTGCTGCAGGCATCGCTGTTCGGCGAGCGACCGTACGCCGAGGTGGTGCTGGCGGAGTGGGAAGGGCAGGTGGCCGGGTTCGCGCTGTTCTTCCACAACTTCTCCACGTTTCTGGCGAAGCCGGGGATCTATCTGGAAGATCTTTTCGTGCGTCCCGCGCTCCGGGGGCACGGCATTGGCACGGCGCTGCTCGTTCATCTGGCGCACGTGGCCGTGCAGCGCGGTTGCGGACGACTCGAGTGGTCGGTGCTGGACTGGAACGTGGATGCCATTCGGTTTTACGAGAAGCTGGGCGCACGCGCCCAGGATGCATGGACCGTTTACCGTGTCACGGGCGAGGCCCTGACGCATCTTGCCTCTGGAGAGAGCTGA
- a CDS encoding gluconate 2-dehydrogenase subunit 3 family protein, with amino-acid sequence MSDDSTNLASGVGRRDALKVMAAAAVVPMLPDTVEAAPAPVSREPLPLLDEQQRPVKRIGPRGTPSDPVLQVARADWPMKLSLRELTTLGALCDMIIPADAKSPSASAVGAPGYINEWASRPGGEASLVRVRGGLAWLDREAQARFGTRFHLATHAQRTQICDEICYLPKAKPEHQFAAQFFDTIRDQTATAFYTTPAGWKDLGYIGNVALPTFEGPNAAVRKQIGLE; translated from the coding sequence ATGAGCGACGACAGCACGAACCTCGCAAGCGGCGTGGGGCGCCGCGATGCGCTCAAAGTCATGGCGGCAGCCGCCGTGGTGCCCATGCTCCCCGACACGGTCGAGGCGGCGCCCGCGCCGGTCTCACGCGAGCCGTTGCCGTTGCTCGACGAGCAGCAGCGCCCGGTAAAGCGCATAGGCCCGCGCGGCACGCCCAGTGACCCCGTCCTGCAGGTGGCCAGGGCCGACTGGCCCATGAAGCTCTCACTGCGTGAGCTCACCACTCTCGGCGCGCTGTGCGACATGATCATCCCGGCCGACGCCAAGAGTCCATCGGCATCGGCGGTAGGCGCACCGGGCTACATCAACGAATGGGCGAGTCGCCCCGGTGGTGAGGCCTCGCTGGTCCGTGTGCGGGGGGGGCTGGCCTGGCTCGACCGCGAAGCCCAAGCGCGGTTCGGCACGCGGTTCCATTTGGCGACCCACGCGCAGCGCACGCAGATCTGTGACGAGATCTGCTACCTGCCCAAGGCCAAGCCGGAGCACCAGTTCGCCGCGCAGTTTTTCGATACCATTCGCGACCAGACGGCCACGGCGTTCTACACTACCCCGGCCGGCTGGAAGGATCTCGGGTATATCGGCAACGTGGCGCTCCCCACCTTCGAGGGGCCCAACGCGGCAGTCCGCAAGCAGATCGGTCTCGAGTAG
- a CDS encoding Gfo/Idh/MocA family oxidoreductase: MPGNRLGIGFIGSGFNARFHMQAFRHVRDADVLGVWSPNAKNAASAAQYARELDVGEAKAYKTIADMVADPHIDAIWLNGPNHARIENVEEIVHAVTSGKGMLKGIACEKPLGRTVAEAKHILKLVEKAGIMHGYLENQFFSPQVSAGHDILWKRGAFSTGRPYLARAAEEHSGPHGPWFWNGIQQGGGVLNDMMCHSALVVRQLLSEPGKPLGDLKVKRITGHIASLKWTRKEYAAQLKRDMKVDYLKSPSEDFASVHIEFETPEGRIAIGEATTSWSFVGPGLRLSAELLGPEYSMKWNSLDSGLNLFFSRAVKGKTGEDIVEKQMAEQGQMPVVVNEAIAYGYEAENKHFVRAFLGKEKPLLTWHDGLDVVRILMHAYKSAESGKTLEYKEHGVDKFVPQVGQGTWKP; this comes from the coding sequence ATGCCAGGAAATCGTCTCGGTATCGGCTTCATCGGCTCCGGCTTCAACGCGCGTTTCCACATGCAGGCCTTTCGCCATGTGCGCGACGCCGATGTGCTCGGTGTGTGGAGTCCCAATGCCAAGAATGCGGCGTCGGCCGCGCAGTATGCGCGTGAGCTGGATGTCGGCGAAGCCAAGGCGTACAAGACCATCGCCGACATGGTCGCCGATCCACACATTGACGCGATCTGGTTGAACGGCCCCAATCACGCGCGCATCGAGAACGTCGAGGAGATCGTCCATGCGGTTACCAGTGGCAAGGGGATGCTCAAGGGCATCGCCTGCGAGAAACCGCTGGGGCGCACGGTGGCCGAGGCCAAGCACATCCTCAAGCTGGTCGAGAAGGCCGGCATTATGCACGGCTACCTCGAGAACCAGTTCTTTTCGCCGCAGGTGAGCGCCGGCCACGATATTCTGTGGAAGCGGGGCGCGTTTTCCACCGGGCGCCCTTATCTGGCGCGCGCAGCCGAAGAGCACAGCGGTCCGCATGGCCCGTGGTTCTGGAATGGCATTCAGCAGGGTGGCGGCGTGCTCAACGACATGATGTGCCACTCGGCGCTCGTCGTGCGCCAGCTGCTGTCCGAGCCCGGCAAGCCGCTCGGCGATCTCAAGGTCAAGCGCATCACCGGCCACATCGCCTCGCTCAAGTGGACGCGCAAGGAGTATGCGGCGCAGCTCAAGCGCGACATGAAGGTCGACTATCTCAAGTCGCCATCGGAGGATTTCGCGAGCGTCCACATCGAGTTCGAGACGCCGGAAGGCCGTATCGCCATTGGCGAGGCTACCACCTCGTGGAGTTTCGTGGGCCCGGGCCTGCGTCTCAGTGCCGAATTGCTCGGCCCCGAGTACTCGATGAAGTGGAACAGTCTCGACAGCGGGCTCAATCTCTTCTTCTCACGCGCCGTGAAGGGAAAGACGGGCGAAGACATCGTGGAGAAGCAGATGGCCGAGCAGGGGCAGATGCCCGTGGTGGTGAACGAAGCGATTGCCTACGGCTACGAAGCCGAGAACAAGCACTTCGTACGTGCGTTCCTCGGCAAGGAGAAGCCGCTGCTCACCTGGCACGATGGGCTCGACGTGGTGCGCATTCTCATGCACGCGTACAAGAGCGCGGAGTCGGGCAAGACGCTGGAGTACAAGGAGCACGGCGTGGACAAGTTCGTGCCGCAGGTGGGGCAGGGGACGTGGAAGCCGTAG
- a CDS encoding HDOD domain-containing protein — MSSLASAAPLAPGTFPDASSDLAVRTRLARIMAGGDFPLLSRKVAEVLGTVDHAEWSLQQLTEVVLREYGLAMNVLRAANTAQHRRGGIPTESATQAIMILGVQAVRQMAGSMVLFAHFRRRSPELRRLMEDSLLSAHHARAIARQLGFEDPELAQLCGMFRNLGEVLAACYFLDEYQRILALVRDDGRSEAEALRMVLGCSYAHLGSAVAVEWALPAVIGQSMRVITGEVRSRPAIIADFSGALTQLLYRPAEGVSAGAGLDALLEQHRPTLGITRPQVARVVAEALTETHAVFHDDVTLGDTERAGYLRALREVAQGVFGSAVMLPEADGPLRLLPPDLSSRNRLLRDLQQSVAAQSGATIGTVVVQALEILVRSGPFDWGVVSFFSSDFSRLEARSGLGPGVEALLPRLVYPAGARHEPLVALTHHRQPLYLPADRALTPMERRWAQDLGVSQFGVFPLVVFGKVIGSILLARVQSDSVPDRATIRFAQAVVDLVVEAISRRRLP; from the coding sequence ATGTCTTCTCTCGCCAGCGCCGCTCCCCTCGCCCCCGGAACCTTTCCGGATGCCTCGAGCGACCTCGCCGTTCGTACGCGTCTGGCGCGCATCATGGCCGGGGGGGACTTCCCCTTGTTGTCCCGGAAGGTGGCCGAGGTATTGGGGACGGTCGACCACGCCGAATGGTCGCTCCAGCAGCTGACGGAGGTTGTGCTGCGGGAGTACGGCCTGGCGATGAATGTCCTGCGGGCGGCCAACACCGCCCAGCACCGACGGGGCGGAATTCCTACGGAGAGCGCCACCCAGGCCATCATGATCCTGGGGGTTCAGGCCGTCCGTCAGATGGCCGGCAGCATGGTGCTGTTCGCGCATTTCCGCCGTCGCTCCCCTGAGCTACGCCGGCTCATGGAAGACTCCTTGCTGAGCGCGCATCATGCGCGTGCCATCGCGAGGCAGCTCGGCTTTGAGGATCCCGAACTGGCCCAGTTGTGCGGCATGTTCCGGAATCTTGGTGAGGTACTCGCCGCCTGCTACTTCCTCGACGAGTACCAACGTATCCTGGCGCTTGTGCGCGATGACGGCCGCAGTGAAGCCGAGGCCCTGCGGATGGTGCTTGGGTGCAGCTACGCCCATCTCGGGAGCGCCGTGGCCGTGGAATGGGCCCTGCCCGCCGTGATTGGCCAGTCGATGCGCGTGATCACCGGGGAGGTGCGGTCGCGTCCCGCGATCATTGCCGACTTCAGCGGCGCCCTCACGCAACTGCTGTATCGCCCCGCCGAGGGGGTCAGTGCCGGCGCCGGGCTCGACGCCTTGCTGGAACAGCACCGGCCCACGCTGGGCATCACGCGCCCGCAAGTGGCCAGGGTCGTGGCGGAGGCTTTGACCGAAACGCACGCCGTCTTCCATGACGACGTGACCCTGGGCGACACGGAGCGCGCAGGATATCTGCGTGCGCTCCGGGAGGTCGCGCAGGGTGTGTTCGGCAGCGCGGTGATGCTACCGGAGGCCGACGGGCCGCTCCGCCTCCTGCCCCCCGATCTCTCGTCACGTAATCGGCTCCTGCGTGACTTGCAGCAATCGGTTGCCGCCCAGTCGGGGGCGACCATTGGTACCGTCGTCGTGCAGGCGCTTGAAATCCTTGTTCGCAGCGGCCCCTTCGACTGGGGTGTGGTGAGCTTCTTCTCGTCCGACTTCTCGCGCCTTGAGGCGCGCTCCGGCCTGGGACCAGGCGTCGAGGCGCTGCTGCCGCGCCTTGTCTACCCCGCCGGCGCGCGCCACGAGCCGCTGGTGGCCCTCACCCACCATCGGCAGCCCCTCTACCTGCCCGCCGACCGGGCCCTGACTCCGATGGAACGACGGTGGGCGCAGGACCTCGGCGTTTCGCAGTTCGGTGTCTTTCCCCTGGTGGTGTTCGGCAAGGTGATTGGCAGTATATTGCTTGCGCGCGTCCAATCAGACTCCGTACCCGACCGCGCAACCATTCGGTTCGCGCAGGCAGTGGTGGACCTCGTGGTGGAGGCCATTTCCCGCCGTCGACTTCCGTAA
- a CDS encoding 4-coumarate--CoA ligase family protein: MNDARVVRSPYPDIEIPDLPLVPFVMHRAAVHPDKPAIICAATGRQLTYSELDRAIRQVAAGLHAKGIRKGDVVGLVSPNLPDFAVVFYAVTTLGAICSTVNPIATAEEIGAQFADSEAVMLVTIADLYEKCTTAARLASTVREIVVLGTTPPGATPYAALFAHGDAAPTVSIDPATDVCALPYSSGTSGVPKGVMLTHRNLVANLLQCEAAGVGILSTDTVIGVLPFFHIYGMVVVLGGTLRQGATIVSLPRFDLEQFLGTIQQFRVSYMNLVPPIILALAKHPLVASYDLRSVRTIMSGAAPLGADLADSCAARLGCLVRQGYGLTETSPVTHFHPFTGERVDGGSVGPAVPNTECRLVDSDTAIDVPAGERGELWIRGPQVMKGYFNKPEATAACLTADEWFKTGDVAVEEAGWFRIVDRVKELIKYKGLQVAPAELEALLLSNPQVADAAVIPVPDEDAGEIPKAFVVKRGETDADQIMAWVAERVSPYKKVRQVEFVEAIPKSPSGKILRRLLVERERARAG; this comes from the coding sequence ATGAATGACGCGCGTGTAGTGCGCAGCCCGTATCCCGACATCGAGATTCCCGACCTACCGCTCGTCCCGTTCGTCATGCACCGCGCGGCAGTGCATCCGGACAAGCCGGCCATCATTTGTGCTGCCACCGGGCGGCAGCTCACCTACAGCGAGCTGGATCGCGCCATCCGTCAGGTGGCGGCCGGTCTGCATGCCAAGGGCATTCGCAAGGGCGACGTGGTGGGGCTGGTGAGCCCCAATCTCCCGGACTTTGCGGTGGTCTTCTATGCCGTGACCACTCTCGGCGCGATCTGCTCTACGGTAAACCCCATTGCCACCGCCGAGGAGATCGGCGCGCAGTTCGCCGACAGCGAAGCGGTGATGCTGGTGACGATTGCCGACCTGTACGAGAAGTGCACAACAGCGGCACGACTCGCCAGCACCGTGCGCGAGATCGTCGTGCTTGGCACCACCCCGCCCGGCGCCACGCCGTACGCCGCGCTGTTCGCGCACGGCGATGCGGCACCGACCGTGTCCATCGACCCGGCCACGGACGTGTGCGCCCTGCCGTATTCGAGTGGGACCTCGGGTGTGCCCAAGGGCGTCATGCTCACGCACCGCAACCTCGTGGCCAACCTCCTGCAGTGCGAAGCGGCCGGCGTGGGAATCCTCTCCACGGACACAGTCATTGGTGTGCTGCCGTTCTTTCACATCTACGGCATGGTGGTGGTACTGGGTGGCACGTTGCGGCAGGGGGCGACCATCGTGAGCCTCCCGCGCTTCGATCTCGAGCAGTTCCTCGGCACCATCCAGCAGTTCCGCGTGAGCTACATGAACCTGGTGCCGCCGATCATCCTCGCGCTGGCCAAGCATCCGCTGGTGGCGTCGTACGATCTGCGCAGTGTCCGCACCATCATGAGCGGTGCCGCTCCGCTCGGGGCCGATCTTGCGGACAGTTGTGCCGCACGCCTCGGGTGCCTCGTGCGTCAGGGCTATGGCCTCACCGAAACGAGCCCGGTGACGCACTTTCATCCCTTCACGGGTGAGCGCGTGGACGGCGGCTCGGTGGGGCCCGCGGTTCCAAACACAGAATGCCGTCTCGTGGACAGCGACACCGCGATCGATGTGCCGGCCGGTGAGCGCGGCGAGCTCTGGATTCGCGGCCCGCAGGTCATGAAGGGGTACTTCAACAAGCCCGAGGCCACGGCGGCGTGCCTCACCGCCGATGAATGGTTCAAGACCGGCGATGTGGCGGTGGAAGAGGCCGGGTGGTTCCGCATCGTCGATCGCGTGAAGGAGCTGATCAAGTACAAGGGGCTGCAAGTGGCGCCGGCGGAGCTGGAGGCCCTGCTGCTGTCCAACCCGCAGGTGGCCGACGCGGCGGTGATTCCGGTGCCGGATGAAGACGCCGGTGAGATCCCCAAGGCCTTCGTGGTGAAGCGGGGAGAGACAGACGCCGACCAGATCATGGCTTGGGTGGCCGAGCGTGTGTCGCCCTACAAGAAAGTGCGTCAGGTGGAGTTCGTGGAGGCGATTCCCAAGTCACCCTCCGGCAAGATCCTGCGCCGCCTGCTCGTGGAGCGGGAGCGGGCGCGGGCGGGGTGA
- a CDS encoding HDOD domain-containing protein translates to MTGSDGDTMPHDSLSPEAEAFVRAVGAASNLPMFVQNVRAIGQMASNLDARVALLEKAIVQDVTLTAKVLKIANALTGSPGGDPSSRQQITSVKQAIMLLGYDRVHYLSSASSVFRQIEQDSPAVNDLLVESLLTANHGLQLSLAAGWAKPELAYLCGLFRRLGEVLVACYRPQQYLVWLERSRSEQTPREGDEAAVFAFTFEEVGVALARRWGMPPDVARTMRPYRGVADGDPTLHMITQCSAEVTRAQFGAVSSGSDEALAALRADWAHRLSLSVQEIADLQEAVMQEAGPTLRAMRVDVDTWVRGRRDLQDVARVRREQHTTGAGDSDLEAEGLARLGEELMSREDDTVTEARLRAAVLALVERRQDTAAPNDVGLVTQATLRAAHEAGFERGVLAISSEDFKFVRGRVGFGQGSTELVRSFVARPSATFGPVGAALQSRTDLFVQLTGADGKLYGRDRLVREFNPSQFVLLPLVLEDRLLGCLYFDSIHESIEATDTSRRLMQHLRDQLVAAFARHRASTGGPTAANGA, encoded by the coding sequence ATGACCGGGTCAGACGGCGACACGATGCCGCACGACAGCCTCTCGCCCGAGGCTGAGGCATTCGTGCGCGCCGTTGGCGCTGCCTCGAACCTGCCCATGTTCGTGCAGAATGTGCGCGCCATTGGCCAGATGGCCAGCAACCTCGACGCGCGGGTGGCCCTGCTCGAGAAAGCCATCGTGCAGGATGTGACACTCACCGCCAAGGTTCTCAAGATCGCCAATGCGCTGACCGGTAGCCCGGGGGGCGATCCCTCCAGCCGGCAGCAGATCACCTCCGTGAAACAGGCGATCATGCTGCTCGGGTACGATCGGGTCCACTATCTGTCATCAGCGTCGAGCGTCTTCCGACAGATCGAACAGGATTCGCCCGCGGTCAACGATCTGCTGGTGGAGTCTTTGCTCACCGCCAACCATGGACTGCAACTCTCACTTGCTGCGGGCTGGGCCAAACCTGAGTTGGCCTACCTCTGCGGCTTGTTCCGGCGCTTGGGAGAGGTGCTCGTGGCCTGCTACCGGCCCCAGCAGTACCTCGTGTGGCTTGAACGCTCGCGGTCGGAGCAGACGCCCCGTGAGGGGGATGAGGCGGCCGTGTTCGCCTTCACCTTCGAGGAGGTGGGGGTGGCGCTGGCGCGGCGTTGGGGTATGCCCCCTGATGTCGCGCGTACCATGCGCCCCTACCGCGGCGTCGCGGACGGCGACCCCACGCTGCACATGATCACGCAATGCAGTGCCGAGGTGACGCGGGCGCAGTTCGGCGCGGTATCATCCGGCAGTGATGAGGCTCTGGCCGCCTTGCGTGCCGACTGGGCGCATCGGCTTTCGTTGTCCGTTCAGGAGATTGCCGACCTGCAGGAGGCGGTGATGCAGGAGGCAGGACCCACGCTGCGCGCCATGCGCGTGGACGTGGACACCTGGGTTCGCGGGCGACGCGATCTGCAGGATGTGGCGAGGGTTCGGCGCGAGCAGCACACTACGGGCGCCGGCGACTCCGACCTAGAGGCAGAAGGCCTCGCGCGACTGGGCGAAGAACTGATGTCCAGAGAAGACGACACCGTGACCGAGGCCAGGTTGCGTGCGGCGGTCCTTGCTCTCGTGGAGCGCCGGCAGGATACCGCGGCGCCCAACGACGTGGGGCTTGTGACGCAGGCCACCCTGCGGGCCGCGCATGAGGCCGGGTTCGAGCGCGGCGTGCTGGCGATCAGCTCCGAGGACTTCAAGTTCGTGCGGGGGCGTGTCGGCTTCGGGCAAGGCAGTACGGAACTCGTGCGCAGCTTTGTGGCGCGGCCCTCCGCCACCTTCGGTCCTGTCGGCGCGGCCCTGCAGTCGCGTACCGACCTGTTCGTGCAGCTCACGGGGGCGGACGGCAAGCTCTATGGCCGCGATCGGCTGGTACGCGAGTTCAATCCCAGTCAGTTCGTCCTGCTGCCGCTTGTACTCGAGGACCGGCTCCTTGGCTGCCTGTACTTCGATAGCATCCACGAGTCGATTGAGGCCACTGACACGTCTCGGCGGCTCATGCAACACCTGCGGGATCAGTTGGTTGCGGCGTTTGCGCGGCACCGCGCCTCGACCGGCGGGCCAACGGCGGCGAACGGGGCCTGA
- a CDS encoding GMC family oxidoreductase — translation MSARSSKVAPQYDVIVVGSGAGGGMAAYQLSVQGLKVLLLEAGRDYDPVTETPMFQTPKDAPLRGAGGADKPFGFYDATVDGGWRVPGEPFTTAPGSQFQWWRARMLGGRTNHWGRISLRMGPYDFKPKSRDGLGEDWPMTYETMAPYYDKTELLIGVYGGDEDLENTPRSSPGVLQPPPAARTYELLTKQACDHLKIPVIPAHRAVLTRRQDSARLPQRLHPGNRLAQRVLKQSMDQRMACFYATDCGRGCSIKANFQSTTVLIPPAMATGNVTLITDAMVREVTVDTQGRASGVHFIDKLTRVDHHVTAKVVVLAASACETSRIMLNSKSALFPNGIANGSGVVGKYLMDTVGAGLSAQIPRLEGLPPINEDGTAGIHMYMPWWLYGDQASGKMSFARGYHIEFGGGRSMPGPGIFGGLESVTGGAYGKKFKEEARRYYGSFMWFDGRGEMIPNEDSYCEIDPVAVDQWGIPVLRFHWKWSQHEIDQAAHMHKTFAEIVAQMGGKVQGTVQTDGNKAIAAGGSIIHEVGTVRMGTDPKKSVLNEFGQAWEVKNLFVTDGATFVSNADKNPTLSILALAWRSCDYLVDELKKGNI, via the coding sequence GTGTCCGCTCGCAGTTCGAAGGTGGCTCCGCAGTACGATGTAATCGTGGTGGGCTCGGGTGCCGGTGGCGGCATGGCCGCCTACCAGCTGTCGGTGCAAGGACTCAAGGTGCTGTTGCTCGAGGCCGGTCGTGACTACGACCCGGTGACCGAGACGCCCATGTTCCAGACGCCCAAGGATGCGCCGCTGCGTGGTGCGGGTGGCGCCGACAAGCCGTTCGGCTTCTACGATGCCACGGTGGACGGCGGCTGGCGGGTGCCGGGAGAGCCCTTCACGACGGCCCCCGGCTCGCAGTTCCAGTGGTGGCGGGCGCGCATGCTGGGCGGCCGCACCAACCACTGGGGGCGCATTTCGCTCCGCATGGGCCCCTACGACTTCAAGCCCAAGTCGCGCGACGGCCTGGGAGAAGACTGGCCCATGACGTACGAGACGATGGCGCCGTACTACGACAAGACGGAGCTGCTGATCGGCGTGTACGGCGGCGACGAGGATCTCGAGAACACGCCGCGGTCATCGCCCGGCGTGCTGCAGCCGCCGCCGGCGGCGCGCACCTACGAGCTGCTCACCAAGCAGGCCTGCGATCATCTCAAGATTCCGGTCATTCCTGCGCACCGGGCGGTGCTCACCAGGCGACAGGACTCCGCGCGCCTGCCGCAGCGGCTGCACCCGGGCAACCGGCTGGCGCAGCGCGTGCTCAAGCAAAGCATGGACCAGCGCATGGCGTGCTTCTACGCTACCGACTGCGGGCGCGGCTGCTCCATCAAGGCCAACTTCCAGAGCACCACGGTGCTCATCCCGCCGGCCATGGCCACCGGGAACGTCACGCTCATTACCGATGCGATGGTGCGCGAGGTGACGGTCGACACGCAGGGGCGGGCGAGTGGGGTGCACTTCATCGATAAGCTCACGCGCGTCGATCATCACGTGACGGCCAAGGTGGTGGTGCTGGCGGCCAGCGCGTGCGAGACATCGCGCATCATGCTCAACAGCAAGAGCGCGCTCTTTCCCAATGGCATCGCCAACGGCAGCGGCGTGGTGGGCAAGTACCTCATGGATACGGTCGGTGCCGGCCTGTCGGCGCAGATCCCGCGGCTCGAGGGGCTGCCGCCCATCAACGAAGACGGCACGGCCGGCATCCACATGTACATGCCGTGGTGGCTGTACGGCGATCAGGCGTCGGGCAAGATGAGCTTCGCGCGCGGCTATCACATCGAGTTCGGCGGCGGACGCAGCATGCCCGGACCCGGCATCTTCGGCGGCCTCGAGTCGGTCACCGGCGGCGCCTACGGCAAGAAGTTCAAGGAAGAGGCGCGCCGGTACTACGGCTCGTTCATGTGGTTCGATGGGCGCGGCGAGATGATCCCCAATGAAGACTCCTACTGCGAGATCGATCCGGTCGCGGTGGACCAGTGGGGCATCCCGGTGCTGCGCTTCCACTGGAAGTGGTCGCAGCACGAGATCGATCAGGCCGCGCACATGCACAAGACCTTCGCCGAGATCGTCGCACAGATGGGCGGCAAGGTACAGGGCACGGTGCAGACCGACGGCAACAAGGCCATTGCCGCCGGTGGGTCGATCATCCACGAAGTGGGGACCGTGCGCATGGGGACCGACCCGAAGAAGTCGGTGCTCAACGAGTTCGGTCAGGCGTGGGAAGTGAAGAACCTGTTCGTCACCGATGGTGCCACGTTCGTATCGAACGCCGACAAGAACCCCACGCTCTCCATCCTCGCGCTGGCGTGGCGCAGCTGCGACTATCTGGTGGATGAACTGAAGAAGGGGAACATCTGA
- a CDS encoding sugar phosphate isomerase/epimerase codes for MTHPAPLSRREVLRLLTAGVAGSTLLPHLAQAASAAATDATVLPRIERMGLQLYTVRAALAKDIEGTIAAIAKAGITELEFFNPFGKDVVWWNALLKKHNLTAPSSHEALPKTDNDWGPIFERAHGMGHKLVVVPYVGDEYRGNKANWQRLAERLNTGAQKAKAAGLQFAYHNHDFEFAPVDGTTGYEIITTQTDANAVKLELDLYWTVKAAQDPLALVKRWPNRIVAVHVKDAGPAPERTMTEVGAGTIDFKTILATGRKQGLQHWFIEHDNPADPIASITASAAALKKL; via the coding sequence ATGACGCACCCTGCTCCGCTGTCGCGCCGCGAAGTCCTGCGGCTTCTCACGGCTGGTGTCGCCGGCAGCACGCTGCTGCCGCATCTCGCGCAGGCCGCGTCCGCGGCGGCGACCGATGCCACCGTACTGCCCCGTATCGAGCGGATGGGGCTGCAGCTGTACACCGTGCGGGCAGCGCTGGCCAAAGACATCGAAGGCACGATTGCCGCCATTGCAAAGGCCGGCATTACGGAGCTCGAGTTCTTCAATCCGTTCGGCAAGGATGTGGTGTGGTGGAACGCGCTGCTCAAGAAGCACAACCTCACTGCGCCTTCCAGCCACGAAGCGCTCCCCAAGACCGACAACGACTGGGGCCCCATCTTCGAGCGCGCCCACGGCATGGGGCACAAGCTGGTGGTGGTACCGTACGTGGGGGACGAGTACCGCGGCAACAAGGCCAACTGGCAGCGGCTCGCCGAGCGACTCAATACCGGCGCCCAGAAGGCCAAGGCGGCGGGGCTGCAGTTCGCGTATCACAACCACGACTTCGAGTTTGCGCCGGTCGACGGCACGACCGGCTACGAGATCATCACCACCCAAACCGATGCCAACGCGGTGAAGCTCGAGCTCGATCTGTACTGGACCGTGAAGGCGGCGCAGGACCCGCTGGCCCTCGTGAAGCGCTGGCCCAATCGTATCGTGGCCGTGCACGTGAAGGACGCGGGTCCCGCCCCCGAGCGCACGATGACGGAAGTGGGCGCGGGCACCATCGACTTCAAGACCATCCTCGCCACGGGGCGCAAGCAGGGACTGCAGCACTGGTTCATCGAGCACGACAACCCGGCCGATCCCATTGCGTCCATCACCGCCAGCGCTGCGGCGCTGAAGAAGCTCTGA